ttccttactcccagctttactcacccctgtctcttccttactcccagctttactcacccctgtctcttccttacacccagctttactcacccctgtctcttccttactcccagctttactcacccctgtctcttccttactcccagctttactcacccctgtctcttccttactcccagctttactcacccctgtctcttccttacacccagctttactcacccctgtctcttccttactggcAGCTTCTCCAGAGGAGAAATTggaaatattacagataaagataAAGGAGGAAGATCCAGACTCAGAAGATGAAGGGAACTCGGCAGCAAGAAGATCAGCGGTTACATTTAGTGATTGGGGTAAGGAGTCAGTAAGGAGTTTGTGTTGCACATAAATCAGGTGCAGAGTAAATGAGTAGAAAGGTGAGGGGCTGATACACAGAAATACTGAATGTATTGGTTCTATACACAGGGCAGGGACACTGAGCTGTATTTACACCACAGATCAGGGAACTTGGggtcggcagaagaggcacctgcatgGGGTACAAATATGGGGCGTTGGGCAGGTGCCTGTTAATGTGTCTTATACTGACCCCCAGTCATTGTGTTCCCTccgctgccccccccccatcactcTGCCCTCCCTTCTGTCTCTCCCCTCTGTTTGAGTTCAGGCGCAGACATTGGGGGAGTCtggtggccggccaggttgcccaGTTGGTTTGGCCCTGCCCCAGATCACCTGGTTGATTGCCCCGCCTCTCTCTATCCCAGCTCCGCCCCCATGTCACATGAATAATTGTAGTTTTAGGGTAAAGAagggcagtgggggggggggctgtactAATTCAGATTTGCCCCGTGTCCCTCAATCTCTCCAGGGGCCCCACAGTGTGTGAAGTCTGGTATTGTCCCTGTTATAATTGGATGGGAATCTCATTGTTTATTCCGTTAGACAATTGCTGGAGTGATGAGGAGAACTGGGAGGATTCCAGACCACGGTTTAACCATTGCAGCTCTGATGTCCCACAATCCACTGGGGCCTCCAGTTCTCTGGCCACCGGACTATTGATCGTCAGTGAAGAAGAAAGAGAAGCCACAAAGTCAAGCCGTGGGTCAGACACGGGGCAAGAGGATTGGTCGGTGGGCTCAGAAGCATCAGGATTTATCTGCAGTAAATGTGGGAATAGTTTCTCCCAGCACAGCGACCTTCACACTCACCTTTATGCCTGCGCCGGGCACAAGATCACAAGCAGCAGGTACAGTCAACAGCAGAGACACCAAAACAATGGAGTTCTTCCCAGGGAGAGACCCTTCAAATGCACCGAATGTGGGAAATGCTTCTCCTTTAGGAACAGCCTTCAGCTGCATCACAGaattcacaccggggagaaaccattcacctgctcAGAATGCGGGAAGAGTTTCTCGCGGAAGTGCAGCCTGCAGTTACACAGCAGAATTCACACCGGGGACAATCCTTACGTGTGCGCCGAGTGTGGGAAACGCTTCTCCAGCAATAGCGGCCTCCGCGCTCACCTGAGAACTCACACGGGGGTGAAACCTTTCGCCTGCATGGAGTGCGGGAAATTTTTCTCTGATTTAAGCACGCTTCGCAGACACCAGAACACGCACAAAGCAGAGAAACCTTTTATATGCACAGAATGCGGCAAAGGTTTCACCCTAAAGGACACCCTACGCCGgcaccagagaattcacacaggggagaaacccttcacatgcacagaatgcgGCAAAAGTTATTATCAAAGCAGCAACCTCATTAAGCACCAGACGATTCATACTGGGGTGAAACCATTCAGCTGCTCCGAGTGTGGGAAGAGTTTCACCTTCAAAGACGGACTCCGCAGCCACCAGAGGatccacacgggggagaaaccattcagcTGCTCAGAATGTGGCAAGATGTTCTCTCTGAAGAGCACCCTCCACAAGCACCAGATTGtgcacacgggggagaaaccattcacttgcagCGAGTGTGGGAAAAGCTTCTCGCTAAACAGCAGTTTTCACTACCACAAGCAAACGCACAAGAGAGACAAACAAAGTAAGAGAACTAAAATGGGGACAAAGGGGCTTAAAAAAAGGACTTAAAAGGATTATTGGACTaatgtacaataaatgtgtagccacaATCATTCCAAATACGGTTTGTCCTAGAAAATAAGCAACTGTTTTGTACTTCCTGTTCCTTGAAGGGTTTTACATAAATGTGGTCTCTGTTGTGCATTCAATTGGTTAATGGAGCTTTGGCCACGTGAGGGGATCCCACGTTCCCACAAACTGCTTTACACTGCTCCCCATTACCTGCAGTGGGACCAACCATTGCTTTGCAGcacatgggaaagagaacagcccccAAACAGGAAGTGCAGGGAATCGGAGCTCATGGATAAGTTCTGGAGTGGAGACTGGATTCTCTTACCCAGCCTGAGCCTGAGAAGGAGAGCAGCCTCCGAGCTGGAGGTCCAGAATCAGAGCCAGGGTTGGGGGCAGGTTAAACCACATGAGCTTATGATTCATTTGATGatttcagattcggggagattagtcaccctgcaaCATATCTCCTCGACTTTGGAGCGACTACaatgaaaattgccggcgggggtggcacttggagtattttgttttcaaaagtcgcccgaagttgcctcacgaggaaacttcagacggctttggaaaacaaagcgctccaagtgccacccccgccggcaattttcattGTAGTCGCTCCAAAgtcgaggagatttgtcgcagaatctgagtgtgtctctgcccttattgagGATCTATATTGTAATACTCTGTCCTTTATCTTTAGAGTGGtccatcctatatatatatatatatatatatatatatatatatatatatatataatgtatatactgtatatacaggagcCGCAAGGATAATGAAGAGCTTCAATATGAGAAGTGATGTCACTAGTGATCTAATCACCCCCGTCTCTCATATCTATAAAGGATTTACATTGGGGCGACACATTTTTGCGTTTTCCCAAGAAAGTCAATGGTTTGGCCCTTGTTTATGTCACCTGAAGCCAATGAGGGCGGCGGCCTTTTTATTTGATCTTCGAGTAAAGAATACAGTTCAGCAACATCAGAATATGCAGACGACATCACAATATCATTATTACAGGATAACCCCTTGCCCAGAATTTACATTGAATTTGCTCTAAATGTTCCCTACACCCCATTGGATCTGCACAatatgcttaaaggaccagtaacataaaaaaatacactatgaaaaaaaaacaccaacacatattaagctttaaaatcgcaaagtctttattcagaaataacttaccgaaaactctgcttgcgcttagggttgccacccggccggtattttagcCGGTAAAACACTTTCCAAGGCCGGGCCAGtaatacaaatttaccggcaatgataaacttcagtctctctttactgctgtactgcaagttggagtgatatcaccccctccctttccccccagccaccaaacaacagaacaatgggaaggtaaccagatagcagctccctaacacaagataacagctgcctggtagatctaagaacaacactcaatagtaaaatccaggtcccactgagacacattcagttacattgagtaggagaaacaacagcctgccagaaagcagttccatcctaaagtgctggctctttctgaaatcacatgaccaggcaaaatgagctgagatttacctacacaccaatattacaactaaatacacttgctgcttcaggaatgacattttatattgtacagtgaattatttgcagtgtaaacagtgtcatttagaaataaaaacaacaccataaaaatcatgacagaatcactttaaggaTCTATAATGTGACAAAGAAAAGCTCTGGCTACAAAATATCCTGCGCTGTATTACAACCCCCCACCTTGTGTCTGTCTGCCGTCAGTTTATCTATTCAGTCCATAGAGCAGGTTAATATCCCCTTTAACTGAAAGCAGAGTAAGAGCGACACTAGAGCTAAGCAGGCGCCTGGGAGGGAAGGAATGTGATTGGTACAAGTCTGGCCTCACAATCCTCCTTATTGTTTATTTCTCCAACACCCTCGGCCTCATGTTTCTACTATAGACAATGTCTGACTTGTGTTTAGTTCTGTGGCGCCTGGACTCAAACTCCCATCAGTCTCTGTTTCTCTTACATTCCGTCTCTGTTCCCCCAATTCCCCTATTCCTCCTCTTATTTGTACCTTTGATCCCGCAACTGCCACTGTGACCGGATTTCTGTTTTGGCCCAAACAAATAATGTGACGTGTGGTTACTAGCGGCTGATAATgtgatttaaaggacaactaaccccttaaaataaatgtggctaaaaatgtcctattttctatagtgaacttattgcaggaggctaaagtttgagcttgtcaatagcagcaatgatccaggacttcaaacttgtcacagggggtcaccatcttggaaagtgt
This is a stretch of genomic DNA from Xenopus laevis strain J_2021 chromosome 6S, Xenopus_laevis_v10.1, whole genome shotgun sequence. It encodes these proteins:
- the znf16.S gene encoding zinc finger protein 16 S homeolog isoform X1; translation: MVGLCSLLSGSPEMETRRLEGKWENEEPDTEDPLDTIKREMDPVPGAASPEEKLEILQIKIKEEDPDSEDEGNSAARRSAVTFSDWDNCWSDEENWEDSRPRFNHCSSDVPQSTGASSSLATGLLIVSEEEREATKSSRGSDTGQEDWSVGSEASGFICSKCGNSFSQHSDLHTHLYACAGHKITSSRYSQQQRHQNNGVLPRERPFKCTECGKCFSFRNSLQLHHRIHTGEKPFTCSECGKSFSRKCSLQLHSRIHTGDNPYVCAECGKRFSSNSGLRAHLRTHTGVKPFACMECGKFFSDLSTLRRHQNTHKAEKPFICTECGKGFTLKDTLRRHQRIHTGEKPFTCTECGKSYYQSSNLIKHQTIHTGVKPFSCSECGKSFTFKDGLRSHQRIHTGEKPFSCSECGKMFSLKSTLHKHQIVHTGEKPFTCSECGKSFTVGSVSLIHQRIHSGVKPFACTECGNTFYDQSTLRTHQNVHKAEKPFTCTECGATFTHKSSLHSHNRIHTGEKPFTCAECGRGFSRKTSLQIHNRIHTGENPYTCTECGKGFSHKSSLLSHRAIHTGENPFICTECGKRFSQIGSLHIHQNVHTGLKPFTCTECGKSFQLKDALHRHQRIHTGAKPFTCTECGKSFCQSSSLRVHEKTHTGEKPFVCTECNKRFSHKHNLRQHQRIHTGEKPFTCTECGKSFTQKISLQVHKKSHLH
- the znf16.S gene encoding zinc finger protein 16 S homeolog (The RefSeq protein has 2 substitutions compared to this genomic sequence), with amino-acid sequence METRRLEGKWENEEPDTEDPLDTIKREMDPVPGAASPEEKLEILQIKIKEEDPDSEDEGNSAARRSAVTFSDWDNCWSDEENWEDSRPRFNHCSSDVPQSTGASSSLATGLLIVSEEEREATKSSRGSDTGQEDWSVGSEASGFICSKCGNSFSQHSDLHTHLYACAGHKITSSRYSQQQRHQNNGSLPRERPFKCTECGKCFSFRNSLQLHHRIHTGEKPFSCSECGKSFSRKCSLQLHSRIHTGDNPYVCAECGKRFSSNSGLRAHLRTHTGVKPFACMECGKFFSDLSTLRRHQNTHKAEKPFICTECGKGFTLKDTLRRHQRIHTGEKPFTCTECGKSYYQSSNLIKHQTIHTGVKPFSCSECGKSFTFKDGLRSHQRIHTGEKPFSCSECGKMFSLKSTLHKHQIVHTGEKPFTCSECGKSFSLNSSFHYHKQTHKRDKQSKRTKMGTKGLKKRT